A window of the Pseudobacteroides sp. genome harbors these coding sequences:
- a CDS encoding alpha/beta hydrolase-fold protein, with translation MKRKCLSVLLIAFLLVSFLCVPAKISSAASLPATPPSGYDQVKNVPHGQVSYITYQSNATNSQRRARIYLPPGYSTSNKYSVMYLLHGIGGNEDEWYNNGAPHVILDNLLAAGLIQPFILVLPYGNATASGVDGWENFTKDLLESLMPYIEKNYSVYTDPQHRAIAGLSQGGAQSMNIGLPNVDKFPYIGGFSSSPITKQNNQLFPDGGTKARANLKLLFLSCGTADNLIFSNNRVRDYCKTNNIPCTEWLLQGYGHDWTVWKPSLWNFAQMACAAGFTNQTPATSTPTPTKSATPTPTSTKSVATGDLNNDGIINMADVILLATKFNAVSGDGKYVAAYDLNNDGVINMSDVIIIASKFNTVH, from the coding sequence ATGAAAAGAAAATGTTTGAGTGTTTTATTAATTGCTTTTCTGCTTGTATCATTTTTATGTGTTCCAGCAAAGATTTCATCGGCAGCTTCACTTCCAGCTACACCACCTTCAGGCTATGACCAGGTCAAGAATGTTCCACACGGTCAGGTCAGCTACATTACTTATCAGTCTAATGCGACAAACAGCCAAAGGAGGGCAAGGATTTATCTGCCTCCAGGGTATTCAACAAGCAATAAATACAGCGTCATGTATTTATTACACGGCATCGGCGGAAATGAAGACGAGTGGTACAACAACGGAGCACCACATGTTATTCTCGATAATCTCCTTGCCGCAGGACTAATTCAACCCTTTATACTCGTATTGCCGTATGGAAATGCAACGGCATCAGGAGTGGATGGTTGGGAGAATTTCACAAAGGATTTACTTGAAAGCCTTATGCCGTACATCGAAAAAAACTATTCTGTTTATACCGATCCTCAACACCGTGCGATAGCCGGCCTTTCACAAGGCGGTGCCCAGTCGATGAATATCGGTTTGCCCAACGTGGACAAGTTCCCTTATATAGGGGGATTTTCTTCATCGCCCATTACAAAACAGAATAACCAACTGTTTCCTGACGGCGGAACCAAGGCCAGGGCTAATTTAAAATTGCTATTTCTTTCCTGCGGAACCGCAGATAACCTTATATTCAGTAACAATAGGGTAAGGGACTATTGTAAGACCAATAATATTCCCTGCACTGAATGGCTTCTTCAGGGTTATGGTCATGATTGGACAGTGTGGAAGCCAAGCTTGTGGAACTTTGCTCAGATGGCATGTGCAGCCGGCTTTACAAATCAAACACCAGCTACGTCAACTCCAACACCGACAAAATCGGCTACGCCAACTCCAACATCGACAAAATCAGTTGCGACAGGGGATTTGAATAATGACGGCATTATAAACATGGCTGATGTCATTCTTCTAGCTACTAAATTTAATGCGGTATCGGGAGATGGAAAGTATGTTGCCGCATATGACCTAAACAATGACGGTGTAATAAACATGTCAGATGTAATAATTATTGCTTCAAAATTTAATACTGTTCACTAA